Genomic segment of Maricaulis maris:
CGGCATCGGCAATCGCCTCGGGCTCGGCCAGGCGCCCGGGGCCAAACTCACCACAGGCCATCTCGCCCTCGTCGGGTCCGACGAAATGCACGCCGTCGCCCTTGAGGGTCGCCAGATTGCGCTGCGTGGCCGGATGCTCCCACATGCGCACATTCATCGCCGGGGCCATCAGGACGGGCTTGTCGGTCGCCAGCAGCGTGGTCGAAGCGAGATCATTGGCGAGACCGTTGGCAGCTTTCGCCATCAGGTCGGCGGTAGCCGGTGCGACCACGACCAGATCAGCCGAGCGCGAGAGCTCGATATGGCCCATTTCGGCCTCGTCGGTGAGGTTGAAGAGCTCGCCATAGACCTTGTCGCCGGACAGGGCGGAGAGCGAGAGCGGCGTGACGAATTCACTGCCCGCGCGGGTCAGGATGCAGCGACTGGCAATGCCGCGCTTCTTCAGTGTCCGGATCAGCTCCAGCGCCTTGTAGGCAGCAATTCCGCCGCCAATGATCAGAAGAATGGATTTGTCGGCCACGTCACGCCTCCGCTGGTCGTCCCGTAGAGGTAAACCGTCAGCGGTGAAATCCCAAGGGATGCATCACCTCTTCTCCAACCCGTCGCTGACCTTCACCCATGCCTATGACGGCGCAGGATGTCTGGAGGCCGAACATGCCAATGCGGCCGGCTGGCTCTGGTCGGCGGGCGGTCAAACGCAAAACCGCAACTTCTCGAGCAGCGATGCTGTGCGGGCGGGTGAGCCGACCAATGTGCAAAACCAGTATGGTGCGGTCTCTCACACCACCGGAAGCTCAACGACCAACTACACCTTGAGCTACGACACCTCCGACAATCTGTCGGGCGATGGCACGCGATCCTTCAAAATGTGTCTGTCCCGGTTTCTTCTGTCCCGGTTTCTTCCGGCAACGACACGCACCGGGGGCGTCGCGGTCAGGGCGTCTGCGTCGATCTGGCTTGCGAAGGCCGGGCCCCAACCCAGGCGTTCCAGCGCCGTGGGCTCGCGGCGCGCCGGAGTGCCACCTGGCAGGAAGGCGGAGTAGTCGCGGACCATGGACCTACCAGAGCGCGGGGTCGTCGAAGGCGGCAACGCAGCGGGCAGGGCCGCGTAGCGGCGTCAGCGGCGCCTCGGTCAGGGATTGCGCGATCCAGCCCTGCGGCTGGTTGAGCGGCTGGGGCGCCGGCAGGTCGGCCGCCGAGACAGGCTCGAAGCCCACGCGGCCGTAGAAGGCCGGATCGCCATAGGTGACCGCGATGTCAACGTCCTCCCGCCGGAGCGCATCAAGGCCGTGGGCGATCAGCCGCTGCCCTATCCCCTTGCCCTGATGTGCCGCTGC
This window contains:
- a CDS encoding GNAT family N-acetyltransferase; translated protein: MHTSTDYTTYAEAIVELFASTFTASEGAEEGALIGALARRLIAETPAGDLRVFTAWEDGTLVGGVFFTRLTYEGDPRTVFMMAPVAVAAAHQGKGIGQRLIAHGLDALRREDVDIAVTYGDPAFYGRVGFEPVSAADLPAPQPLNQPQGWIAQSLTEAPLTPLRGPARCVAAFDDPALW